In the Populus trichocarpa isolate Nisqually-1 chromosome 1, P.trichocarpa_v4.1, whole genome shotgun sequence genome, one interval contains:
- the LOC18095244 gene encoding 3'-5' exonuclease-like isoform X3: MRYPALKFRGQILYSRTSMEVEKAARELLQSLKVKKGVLPGKTAVMQICGNTSLCHAMHIFHSGITSLQFLLEDSTLVKVGVGISSDCAEVLRDYNVSVKSVEDLSYHANQKLGREPKTWGLRSSKDSCLQREILVKLPKLHSFESPTESDLETGKQMFYQKNNLQYAATDAMVSWKLYQVLKSLPDAKDAPLTIQDHHPYLVGP; this comes from the exons ATGAGATATCCTGCATTGAAGTTCAGGGGTCAAATTTTGTATAGCAGAACTTCTATGGAGGTAGAAAAGGCTGCAAGGGAGCTTTTACAGAGTCTTAAAGTTAAAAAGG GTGTGTTGCCTGGAAAAACTGCAGTTATGCAGATATGTGGGAACACCAGCCTTTGTCATGCGATGCATATTTTTCATTCTGGAATCACAAGTCTGCAGTTTCTTCTAGAGGATTCTACACTTGTAAAA GTTGGTGTTGGCATAAGCAGTGACTGTGCTGAGGTTCTTAGAGATTATAATGTCTCAGTTAAATCAGTGGAGGACCTTTCCTATCATGCAAATCAAAAGCTTGGTAGAGAACCTAAAACTTGGGGTCTTCGCTCTAGCAAAGATTCTTGTTTGCAAAGAG AAATTCTAGTTAAGTTACCGAAACTTCACAGCTTCGAAAGCCCAACAGAATCAGACTTGGAAACTGGGAAGCAGATGTTTTATCAAAAGAACAACCTACAATATGCTGCCACTGATGCCATGGTTTCTTGGAAACTATACCAA GTGTTAAAGAGCCTCCCAGACGCAAAGGATGCCCCACTGACCATACAA GACCACCATCCGTACCTAGTTGGGCCTTAG
- the LOC18095244 gene encoding 3'-5' exonuclease-like isoform X5, with translation MRYPALKFRGQILYSRTSMEVEKAARELLQSLKVKKGVLPGKTAVMQICGNTSLCHAMHIFHSGITSLQFLLEDSTLVKVGVGISSDCAEVLRDYNVSVKSVEDLSYHANQKLGREPKTWGLRSSKDSCLQRASKAQQNQTWKLGSRCFIKRTTYNMLPLMPWFLGNYTKC, from the exons ATGAGATATCCTGCATTGAAGTTCAGGGGTCAAATTTTGTATAGCAGAACTTCTATGGAGGTAGAAAAGGCTGCAAGGGAGCTTTTACAGAGTCTTAAAGTTAAAAAGG GTGTGTTGCCTGGAAAAACTGCAGTTATGCAGATATGTGGGAACACCAGCCTTTGTCATGCGATGCATATTTTTCATTCTGGAATCACAAGTCTGCAGTTTCTTCTAGAGGATTCTACACTTGTAAAA GTTGGTGTTGGCATAAGCAGTGACTGTGCTGAGGTTCTTAGAGATTATAATGTCTCAGTTAAATCAGTGGAGGACCTTTCCTATCATGCAAATCAAAAGCTTGGTAGAGAACCTAAAACTTGGGGTCTTCGCTCTAGCAAAGATTCTTGTTTGCAAAGAG CTTCGAAAGCCCAACAGAATCAGACTTGGAAACTGGGAAGCAGATGTTTTATCAAAAGAACAACCTACAATATGCTGCCACTGATGCCATGGTTTCTTGGAAACTATACCAA GTGTTAA
- the LOC18095244 gene encoding 3'-5' exonuclease-like isoform X1, which translates to MRYPALKFRGQILYSRTSMEVEKAARELLQSLKVKKGVLPGKTAVMQICGNTSLCHAMHIFHSGITSLQFLLEDSTLVKVGVGISSDCAEVLRDYNVSVKSVEDLSYHANQKLGREPKTWGLRSSKDSCLQREILVKLPKLHSFESPTESDLETGKQMFYQKNNLQYAATDAMVSWKLYQVLKSLPDAKDAPLTIQVRKLNQHNCMYTTVQMITSC; encoded by the exons ATGAGATATCCTGCATTGAAGTTCAGGGGTCAAATTTTGTATAGCAGAACTTCTATGGAGGTAGAAAAGGCTGCAAGGGAGCTTTTACAGAGTCTTAAAGTTAAAAAGG GTGTGTTGCCTGGAAAAACTGCAGTTATGCAGATATGTGGGAACACCAGCCTTTGTCATGCGATGCATATTTTTCATTCTGGAATCACAAGTCTGCAGTTTCTTCTAGAGGATTCTACACTTGTAAAA GTTGGTGTTGGCATAAGCAGTGACTGTGCTGAGGTTCTTAGAGATTATAATGTCTCAGTTAAATCAGTGGAGGACCTTTCCTATCATGCAAATCAAAAGCTTGGTAGAGAACCTAAAACTTGGGGTCTTCGCTCTAGCAAAGATTCTTGTTTGCAAAGAG AAATTCTAGTTAAGTTACCGAAACTTCACAGCTTCGAAAGCCCAACAGAATCAGACTTGGAAACTGGGAAGCAGATGTTTTATCAAAAGAACAACCTACAATATGCTGCCACTGATGCCATGGTTTCTTGGAAACTATACCAA GTGTTAAAGAGCCTCCCAGACGCAAAGGATGCCCCACTGACCATACAAGTGAGAAAGTTGAATCAACATAACTGTATGTACACAACTGTACAAATGATCACATCATGCTAA
- the LOC7495839 gene encoding UDP-glucuronate 4-epimerase 6, with protein sequence MASPPDTSKTIKLERYNSYLRRLHSTKVLNASSKLLFRATLLIALVLILFFTLNYPPLSDNIPNHAHLHHHNFLSTAFFTSSAGGGAAWEKQVRHSSTPKRRNGLSVLVTGAAGFVGSHCSLALKKRGDGVLGLDNFNSYYDPTLKRARQKLLLRHEVFIVEGDLNDASLLRKLFDVVPFTHILHLAAQAGVRYAMQNPQSYVSSNIAGFVNLLEVAKAANPQPAIVWASSSSVYGLNTQVPFSELDRTDQPASLYAATKKAGEEIAHTYNHIYGLSLTGLRFFTVYGPWGRPDMAYFFFTKDILQGKPIDVYQTQDDKQVARDFTYIDDVVKGCLGALDTAEKSTGSGGKKKGPAQLRVYNLGNTSPVPVANLVSILEGLLSTKAKKHVIKMPRNGDVPYTHANVTLAFKDFGYKPSTDLATGLRKFVKWYVNYYGIQTRVKKGSAINSEHPEESA encoded by the coding sequence ATGGCTTCACCACCAGACACAAGCAAGACCATAAAGCTTGAGCGTTACAATAGTTACCTTCGCAGGCTACATAGTACAAAAGTACTGAATGCCTCCTCTAAACTTCTCTTCCGTGCTACGCTCCTTATTGCTCTTGTGTTGATTCTCTTTTTTACCCTTAATTACCCTCCACTTTCTGATAATATTCCCAATCATGCCCATCTCCACCACCACAACTTCCTTTCCACTGCCTTCTTCACCTCCTCAGCCGGCGGTGGCGCTGCCTGGGAAAAGCAAGTCCGCCACTCCTCCACTCCAAAAAGGCGAAATGGGCTCTCTGTTTTAGTGACTGGGGCAGCTGGTTTTGTTGGTTCTCATTGCTCTCTTGCCTTGAAGAAAAGAGGTGATGGGGTTCTTGGTTTAGATAACTTCAACAGTTACTATGACCCAACACTTAAAAGAGCAAGACAGAAACTTCTGTTGAGACATGAAGTTTTCATTGTTGAAGGTGACTTGAATGATGCCTCATTGTTAAGAAAGCTTTTTGATGTTGTTCCTTTCACACACATCCTCCATCTTGCTGCACAAGCTGGGGTTCGTTATGCCATGCAAAACCCACAATCCTACGTGAGCTCAAACATTGCAGGTTTTGTCAATCTTCTTGAAGTTGCAAAAGCTGCAAATCCACAGCCAGCTATTGTCTGGGCATCATCAAGTTCAGTTTATGGACTGAACACTCAAGTACCCTTCTCAGAATTGGATAGAACAGATCAGCCAGCAAGTCTTTATGCAGCTACCAAGAAAGCAGGAGAAGAGATTGCACATACTTATAATCATATTTATGGTCTTTCACTCACTGGATTAAGATTCTTCACAGTTTATGGTCCATGGGGTAGACCTGATATGGCTTATTTCTTCTTCACAAAAGATATCTTGCAAGGTAAACCAATTGATGTCTACCAAACTCAAGATGACAAGCAAGTGGCTCGTGACTTCACTTACATTGATGATGTTGTCAAAGGGTGTCTCGGGGCATTGGACACAGCTGAGAAGAGCACAGGAAGTGGTGGAAAAAAGAAAGGGCCTGCACAGTTGAGAGTTTACAACCTTGGCAACACCTCACCAGTTCCTGTTGCGAATTTGGTGTCAATTTTGGAAGGACTCTTGAGTACAAAAGCAAAGAAGCATGTGATCAAGATGCCAAGAAATGGGGATGTGCCTTACACACATGCTAATGTTACTTTGGCATTCAAGGATTTTGGGTACAAACCCTCCACAGATTTGGCTACTGGGTTGAGGAAATTTGTCAAGTGGTATGTTAATTATTATGGGATTCAGACAAGGGTAAAGAAGGGCAGTGCTATCAACAGTGAGCATCCCGAGGAATCAGCTTAA
- the LOC18095244 gene encoding 3'-5' exonuclease-like isoform X4, translated as MQICGNTSLCHAMHIFHSGITSLQFLLEDSTLVKVGVGISSDCAEVLRDYNVSVKSVEDLSYHANQKLGREPKTWGLRSSKDSCLQREILVKLPKLHSFESPTESDLETGKQMFYQKNNLQYAATDAMVSWKLYQVLKSLPDAKDAPLTIQVRKLNQHNCMYTTVQMITSC; from the exons ATGCAGATATGTGGGAACACCAGCCTTTGTCATGCGATGCATATTTTTCATTCTGGAATCACAAGTCTGCAGTTTCTTCTAGAGGATTCTACACTTGTAAAA GTTGGTGTTGGCATAAGCAGTGACTGTGCTGAGGTTCTTAGAGATTATAATGTCTCAGTTAAATCAGTGGAGGACCTTTCCTATCATGCAAATCAAAAGCTTGGTAGAGAACCTAAAACTTGGGGTCTTCGCTCTAGCAAAGATTCTTGTTTGCAAAGAG AAATTCTAGTTAAGTTACCGAAACTTCACAGCTTCGAAAGCCCAACAGAATCAGACTTGGAAACTGGGAAGCAGATGTTTTATCAAAAGAACAACCTACAATATGCTGCCACTGATGCCATGGTTTCTTGGAAACTATACCAA GTGTTAAAGAGCCTCCCAGACGCAAAGGATGCCCCACTGACCATACAAGTGAGAAAGTTGAATCAACATAACTGTATGTACACAACTGTACAAATGATCACATCATGCTAA
- the LOC18095244 gene encoding 3'-5' exonuclease-like isoform X2, protein MRYPALKFRGQILYSRTSMEVEKAARELLQSLKVKKGVLPGKTAVMQICGNTSLCHAMHIFHSGITSLQFLLEDSTLVKVGVGISSDCAEVLRDYNVSVKSVEDLSYHANQKLGREPKTWGLRSSKDSCLQREILVKLPKLHSFESPTESDLETGKQMFYQKNNLQYAATDAMVSWKLYQVLKSLPDAKDAPLTIQVRKLNQHNYRTTIRT, encoded by the exons ATGAGATATCCTGCATTGAAGTTCAGGGGTCAAATTTTGTATAGCAGAACTTCTATGGAGGTAGAAAAGGCTGCAAGGGAGCTTTTACAGAGTCTTAAAGTTAAAAAGG GTGTGTTGCCTGGAAAAACTGCAGTTATGCAGATATGTGGGAACACCAGCCTTTGTCATGCGATGCATATTTTTCATTCTGGAATCACAAGTCTGCAGTTTCTTCTAGAGGATTCTACACTTGTAAAA GTTGGTGTTGGCATAAGCAGTGACTGTGCTGAGGTTCTTAGAGATTATAATGTCTCAGTTAAATCAGTGGAGGACCTTTCCTATCATGCAAATCAAAAGCTTGGTAGAGAACCTAAAACTTGGGGTCTTCGCTCTAGCAAAGATTCTTGTTTGCAAAGAG AAATTCTAGTTAAGTTACCGAAACTTCACAGCTTCGAAAGCCCAACAGAATCAGACTTGGAAACTGGGAAGCAGATGTTTTATCAAAAGAACAACCTACAATATGCTGCCACTGATGCCATGGTTTCTTGGAAACTATACCAA GTGTTAAAGAGCCTCCCAGACGCAAAGGATGCCCCACTGACCATACAAGTGAGAAAGTTGAATCAACATAACT ATAGGACCACCATCCGTACCTAG